From one Agathobaculum sp. NTUH-O15-33 genomic stretch:
- a CDS encoding DUF6179 domain-containing protein, whose translation MNERPLPASLPPEPEQATQAELFALLARQTVLYTAGDSSSVPVEVAEELLRSIVFTLSLGGNAGGAAARLAAGQHALALLMEDCDRLLRGLAETPPPRTNQAYHDTLASMTGYRKRYDRLFFAHVVPADIDYPLAWAVEEQIQGICYLKEYLRRMALENRLLRLFGASETEALLAGCGPDPDAMSLNLYEPVAAAALALTLLHEDPAPLHVTAEGRAALLRRFTAHDGGALNHALAAAADTLADRYALNEPEDRAYLRRAALALAPRINAALSAGRLDGVFPSPCVTRQSFRRSGWTAPPCRTKRCAH comes from the coding sequence ATGAATGAACGGCCGCTTCCCGCTTCCCTGCCGCCGGAGCCGGAACAGGCGACGCAGGCCGAGCTGTTTGCGCTGCTTGCCCGGCAGACCGTGCTCTATACCGCCGGAGACAGCAGCTCGGTCCCCGTCGAGGTCGCGGAAGAACTGCTGCGTTCCATTGTCTTTACCCTTTCCCTTGGCGGGAATGCGGGCGGCGCGGCCGCGCGGCTGGCCGCCGGACAGCATGCGCTCGCGCTTTTGATGGAGGACTGCGACCGGCTGCTCCGCGGTCTCGCGGAAACGCCGCCGCCCCGCACCAATCAGGCGTACCACGACACGCTCGCCAGCATGACCGGCTATCGCAAGCGGTACGATCGTTTGTTTTTCGCGCATGTGGTGCCCGCGGATATCGATTATCCCCTCGCGTGGGCGGTGGAGGAACAAATACAGGGGATTTGCTACCTCAAGGAATACCTGCGCCGCATGGCGCTGGAAAACCGTTTGCTGCGCTTATTCGGCGCGTCGGAGACCGAGGCCCTGCTCGCCGGCTGCGGCCCCGACCCGGACGCCATGTCGCTGAACCTATACGAACCGGTCGCGGCGGCCGCGCTGGCTTTGACCCTGCTGCACGAGGACCCCGCGCCGCTTCATGTGACGGCCGAGGGGCGCGCGGCGTTGCTGCGCCGCTTTACCGCCCATGACGGCGGCGCGCTGAACCATGCCCTTGCAGCGGCGGCGGATACGCTGGCCGACCGCTATGCGCTGAACGAACCCGAGGACCGCGCCTATCTGCGGCGCGCCGCTTTGGCGCTCGCGCCGCGCATAAACGCCGCGCTTTCCGCGGGGCGGCTGGACGGCGTGTTCCCCTCCCCCTGTGTGACGCGCCAAAGCTTTCGCCGGTCTGGGTGGACGGCGCCCCCATGCCGGACGAAGCGCTGCGCGCACTGA
- a CDS encoding DUF6323 family protein, which yields MEPSFAMTLLSAGKQQLCAQLRAANEVTAAYGLALSEAEIAELAERRFEALRSTGRVELGGGVLPQIAKTFCDSPYLNRHDFADTLFQLQDCFYYFKNESADRIPDDDLIDLMKKYFDGVCEGSLEYLAGTSLEELCRAMRTGEWEDADE from the coding sequence ATGGAACCATCCTTTGCTATGACCCTGCTTTCAGCCGGGAAGCAGCAACTGTGCGCGCAGCTGCGCGCGGCGAACGAGGTGACCGCGGCCTACGGCCTCGCCCTTTCCGAAGCGGAAATCGCGGAGCTGGCCGAGCGCCGCTTTGAGGCGCTGCGCAGCACCGGGCGCGTGGAGTTGGGCGGGGGCGTGCTGCCGCAGATCGCCAAGACGTTTTGCGATTCGCCGTATCTGAACCGCCACGATTTCGCGGACACCCTGTTTCAGTTGCAGGACTGCTTCTATTATTTCAAAAACGAATCCGCCGACCGCATCCCGGACGACGATCTGATCGACCTGATGAAAAAATATTTCGACGGGGTGTGCGAGGGCTCGCTCGAATATCTGGCGGGCACCTCGCTGGAAGAGCTGTGCCGCGCCATGCGCACGGGAGAATGGGAGGACGCGGATGAATGA
- the rlmD gene encoding 23S rRNA (uracil(1939)-C(5))-methyltransferase RlmD, with protein MELVKNKIYRAQIMDYTADGAGVAKVDGVAVFVPRAAVGDQCDIRITKVGKSVAFGRIEEIVVPSKHRIAPLCPVAAQCGGCCYQHITYEEEKRAKEKKVRDALVRIGGQDGAKLIGIVGAPETAHYRNKAQYPVGLNAAGRVVTGFYRPRSHDIVPVEKCLIQSETADRAAAVVRDWMNQNQVPPYDYGKKRGTVRHIYVRVGEASGECQLTLISATRKLPALDALVDSLRAALPSLTGVLLNHNQRDDNVILGDRTDVLWGEPLLEDRLCGHSFLLSPAAFYQVNHAQAEKLYECALDFAGLTGSETAVELYCGAGTITLSLAERALRVIAVEIVPEAVENARQNAARNGVTNVEFICADAGQAAAMFAGRGETPDVLVVDPPRKGLDEATRDAILRMLPPRVVYVSCDPATLARDVKELTNAGYTLEKAQAYDLFPRTSHVECVCLMTRKDK; from the coding sequence ATGGAGCTTGTGAAAAATAAAATTTATCGCGCGCAGATCATGGATTATACGGCGGATGGCGCCGGTGTGGCCAAGGTGGACGGCGTGGCCGTATTCGTGCCCCGCGCCGCCGTTGGCGACCAGTGCGATATCCGCATCACCAAGGTGGGGAAGAGCGTGGCGTTCGGCCGCATCGAAGAGATCGTTGTGCCGTCCAAGCACCGCATCGCGCCCCTGTGCCCGGTGGCCGCGCAGTGCGGCGGCTGCTGCTACCAGCACATCACCTACGAAGAGGAAAAGCGCGCCAAGGAGAAAAAGGTGCGGGACGCGCTTGTCCGCATCGGCGGGCAGGACGGCGCGAAGCTCATCGGCATCGTGGGCGCGCCGGAAACCGCGCACTACCGGAATAAGGCCCAATACCCGGTCGGCCTGAACGCGGCGGGCCGGGTCGTGACCGGCTTTTACCGCCCGCGCAGCCACGATATCGTGCCCGTGGAAAAATGCCTTATCCAGTCCGAAACAGCAGACCGCGCCGCCGCCGTGGTGCGCGATTGGATGAATCAAAATCAGGTGCCGCCCTATGATTACGGAAAAAAACGGGGCACGGTGCGCCACATCTATGTCCGCGTGGGCGAGGCGAGCGGCGAATGCCAGCTAACGCTCATCTCCGCCACGCGCAAGCTGCCCGCGCTCGACGCGCTGGTCGATTCGCTGCGGGCCGCGCTGCCGTCCCTCACGGGCGTGCTGCTTAACCATAACCAGCGGGACGATAACGTGATCCTCGGCGACCGCACCGACGTGCTCTGGGGCGAGCCGCTGCTGGAGGACCGGCTGTGCGGGCACTCGTTCCTGCTTTCGCCGGCGGCGTTTTATCAGGTCAACCACGCGCAAGCGGAAAAGCTGTATGAATGCGCCTTGGATTTCGCCGGCCTGACCGGCAGCGAGACCGCGGTGGAGCTGTACTGCGGCGCGGGCACCATTACGCTGTCGCTGGCCGAGCGGGCTTTGCGCGTCATCGCGGTCGAAATCGTGCCCGAAGCGGTGGAAAACGCCCGGCAGAACGCCGCGCGAAACGGCGTTACCAACGTGGAATTTATTTGCGCGGACGCGGGACAGGCCGCCGCCATGTTCGCGGGGCGCGGCGAAACGCCCGATGTGCTCGTCGTCGACCCGCCCCGGAAAGGGCTGGACGAAGCCACGCGCGACGCCATCCTGCGCATGCTCCCGCCCCGCGTCGTCTACGTCTCCTGCGACCCCGCCACCCTCGCCCGCGACGTAAAAGAACTCACAAACGCCGGCTACACCCTAGAAAAAGCCCAAGCCTACGACCTGTTTCCGAGGACGAGCCACGTTGAGTGCGTTTGTTTAATGACGAGAAAAGACAAGTAA
- a CDS encoding DUF4268 domain-containing protein translates to MQAKWLMHGVDVKMDREGFRVINLGQLKEIKDLRKVWPHEALDFTPWLAEEDNLSLLSDAVGLEITVDETESSVGDFNVDIYATETGTDRKIIIENQLEDTNHDHLGKLITYASGKAADIVIWVVKRAREEHRAAIEWLNNHTDENIAFFLLEVKLFQIGDSDIAVKFEVIEKPNDWAKEIKRQTSSSPTLQARYDYWAAFNEYAFHNAAFAKAFSRRKASTDHWMTLSVGSSACHIDLLQVRKDNNITVEWYITDDKELYQKFYSHKADIESDMGMALDWRELPDKKASRILVIHEADFDNKDKWPEQFEWAMDAAMKMKKAFKKYL, encoded by the coding sequence ATGCAAGCCAAATGGCTGATGCATGGAGTTGATGTCAAAATGGACAGGGAGGGATTTAGAGTGATAAATTTAGGGCAGCTTAAAGAGATAAAGGATTTAAGAAAAGTGTGGCCGCACGAAGCATTGGATTTCACACCGTGGCTTGCAGAGGAGGATAATCTTTCTCTGCTGTCAGATGCTGTGGGATTGGAGATTACCGTGGACGAAACGGAATCAAGTGTCGGCGATTTTAATGTGGATATTTATGCGACTGAGACTGGGACGGACAGAAAGATTATTATTGAAAATCAACTGGAAGATACCAACCATGACCATCTTGGCAAGTTGATTACATATGCATCAGGGAAAGCAGCGGATATTGTGATTTGGGTTGTAAAGCGCGCTCGTGAAGAGCACAGGGCGGCAATCGAATGGCTGAACAACCATACGGATGAAAATATTGCATTTTTCCTTTTGGAGGTTAAGTTATTTCAAATCGGCGATTCAGATATTGCTGTAAAATTTGAAGTCATTGAGAAACCCAATGACTGGGCGAAGGAAATTAAGCGTCAAACAAGCAGTTCTCCCACATTGCAGGCGAGATATGATTATTGGGCTGCCTTTAACGAATATGCTTTTCATAATGCGGCGTTTGCTAAGGCCTTTAGCAGAAGAAAAGCCAGCACTGACCATTGGATGACTTTAAGTGTTGGTTCTTCTGCCTGTCATATTGATTTGCTGCAAGTGAGGAAGGACAACAACATTACCGTTGAATGGTATATCACTGACGATAAGGAACTTTATCAGAAATTTTATTCCCACAAGGCGGACATTGAATCGGACATGGGAATGGCACTGGATTGGAGAGAATTGCCGGATAAAAAGGCAAGCAGGATTTTGGTAATTCATGAGGCGGATTTTGACAATAAGGATAAATGGCCAGAGCAGTTTGAATGGGCGATGGATGCTGCGATGAAGATGAAAAAGGCGTTTAAGAAGTATTTGTAG